A window of Lagopus muta isolate bLagMut1 chromosome 16, bLagMut1 primary, whole genome shotgun sequence contains these coding sequences:
- the MOCS3 gene encoding adenylyltransferase and sulfurtransferase MOCS3: MSQLSSSRHRAANQRSRRGRKSPAGGGNWVRPLFALDMAGGAEAVWLSVEIEQRERELRDLREQLAAVLAGERDGATERGAGAADAAFPAELPPLPTRAALLPADILRYSRQLVLPELGVRGQLLLARSSVLVVGCGGLGCPLAQYLAAAGVGRLGLVDHDVVETSNLHRQVLHGEARRGFPKAASAAAALRQLNSTVQYVPYCGALSQRSALQLVRQYDVVADCSDNVPTRYLVNDACVLAGKPLVSGSALRLEGQLVVYNYQGGPCYRCLFPKPPPPETVTNCADGGVLGVVPGIVGCIQALEVLKIISGMGSSFNQFMLMFDAQEGRFRNIKLRPKRSDCAVCGDNPSVTCLQDYEAFCGSSATDKCRTLHLLSSKDRISVEEYKKLLDEQIPHVLLDVRPQVEVDICRLEHAVHIPLSKLEEKDEEYLEYLEKRICEEKQRTDGQTSFPVYVVCKLGNDSQKAVRILQELPVKGFGPLSAKDIKGGLMSWASRIDPTFPQY, from the coding sequence ATgtcacagctcagctcctcccGGCACCGCGCAGCCAATCAGCGCTCGCGGCGGGGCCGGAAGTCGCCGGCCGGAGGCGGAAACTGGGTTCGCCCGCTCTTCGCCTTAGACATGGCTGGCGGCGCGGAGGCGGTGTGGTTGAGCGTTGAGATCGAGCAGCGGGAGCGAGAGCTGCGTGACTTGCGGGAGCAGTTAGCTGCCGTCCTGGCGGGGGAGCGCGATGGAGCCACCGAGCGGGGTGCCGGTGCTGCTGACGCCGCCTTCCCCGCTGAGCTCCCCCCGCTGCCCACCCGGGCCGCGCTGCTTCCCGCCGATATCCTGCGGTACAGCCGGCAGCTGGTGCTGCCTGAGCTGGGCGTGcgggggcagctgctgctggcccgCTCGTCCGTGCTCGTGGTGGGCTGCGGCGGCCTGGGTTGCCCCCTCGCCCAGTACCTGGCCGCGGCCGGCGTGGGCCGCCTAGGACTGGTGGATCACGACGTGGTGGAGACGAGCAACTTGCACCGGCAGGTGCTGCACGGGGAGGCCCGCCGGGGGTTCCCCAAGGCCGCGTCTGCCGCGGCGGCCTTGCGGCAGCTCAACTCCACGGTGCAGTACGTGCCCTACTGCGGGGCTTTGAGCCAGCGCAGCGCCTTGCAACTGGTGCGGCAGTACGACGTGGTGGCCGACTGCTCCGACAACGTGCCCACCAGGTACTTGGTGAACGATGCCTGCGTCCTGGCTGGGAAACCCCTGGTGTCTGGCAGTGCTCTCCGGCTGGAGGGGCAGCTGGTCGTGTACAACTACCAGGGAGGGCCCTGCTATCGCTGCCTTTTTCCCAAGCCACCTCCGCCAGAGACAGTGACTAACTGTGCGGATGGGGGAGTGCTGGGTGTCGTGCCGGGCATCGTGGGATGTATTCAGGCCTTGGAAGTGTTGAAGATCATTTCGGGGATGGGATCCTCCTTCAATCAGTTCATGCTGATGTTTGATGCCCAGGAAGGGCGGTTTCGCAACATCAAGTTAAGACCAAAGAGATCAGACTGTGCTGTTTGTGGTGACAATCCATCTGTCACTTGCCTTCAGGATTATGAGGCATTTTGTGGCTCTTCTGCAACAGACAAGTGTAGAACTTTACATCTGTTGTCCAGTAAAGACAGGATATCTGTTGAGGAATACAAAAAACTGTTGGATGAGCAAATTCCTCATGTATTGCTAGATGTTCGCCCGCAGGTTGAAGTGGATATCTGTCGCCTGGAACATGCTGTCCACATTCCTTTGAGTAagttagaagaaaaagatgaagaatatCTGGAATACTTAGAGAAAAGaatttgtgaagaaaagcagagaactgATGGCCAAACATCTTTTCCTGTGTATGTTGTTTGCAAATTAGGAAATGACTCCCAGAAGGCTGTAAGAATTCTGCAGGAGTTACCTGTCAAAGGATTTGGTCCTCTGTCAGCTAAAGATATTAAAGGGGGGCTCATGTCTTGGGCCAGTAGAATTGACCCAACATTTCCTCAGTACTaa